In Gemmobacter sp., the sequence GGCGAAAATTGCTGTGGCCGCACCGTTACAAACCGTCACACCGCTTGACCGATGCAGCCGCAGCATGGAACCTGATCCTTAAGACGGGGCAATGGCGTTCCGTTCGTCTCCCCCTGCGATGAGACCAGGCAAGGCCGCCTGACCGCTTTCGGCACATGATGCCCAAAGCTGTCTGCGGCCTTTTTCGCGTTTTTCCCCAGCTTTCAAGGACAGATCCCGATGCCCCTGATCCGCCAGTTCCTGCTGACCACCGCCCTGCTTGCCCTGCCGCTGCCCGCGCTTGCCGAAACCGCCGGGATCGAAAAAGACACCCTGTCGCTGGGGTTCATCAAGCTGACCGACATGGCCCCGCTGGCCATCGCCAAGGAAAAGGGGTTCTTCGAGGATGAAGGCCTGACCGTCACCCTGGAAGCGCAGTCGAACTGGAAGGTTCTGCTGGACCGCGTGCTGTCGGGAGAGATTGACGGCGCCCATATGCTGGCCGGGCAGCCGCTGGCCTCGACCATCGGCTATGGCACCAAGGGCGAACTGATCGCCCCCATCGCGCTGGATCTGAACGGCAATGCCATCACCGTGTCGAACGCGGTCTGGGATCTGATGAAGCCGGGCCTGCCGACCGGCACCGATGGCAAGCCGCTGCACCCGATCCCCGCATCGGCACTGACCCCGGCGATCGAGGATGCAGCCGACCGGGGCAAGCCGTTCAGCATGGGCATGGTGTTCCCGGTATCGCCCCACAACTACGAACTGCGCTACTGGCTGGCGGCCGGCGGCATTCACCCGGGGCTGTATTCGCCCGATGATACCTCGGGCCAGATCGGCGCCGATGTGCTGCTGTCGGTCACCCCGCCCCCGCAGATGCCCGCCACGCTGGAGGCCGGCACCATCGACGGCTATTCGGTGGGCGAGCCGTGGAACCAGGCGGCGGTCGCCAAGGGCATCGGCGTGCCGGTGATTTCCGATGCGGCGATCTTTCAGCAGAACCCGGAAAAGGTGTTCGGCCTGACCAGGGCCTTTGCCGAGGAAAACCCCAATACCGTCATCGCCCTGACCAAGGCGCTGATCCGCGCGCAGATGTGGCTGGATGCCGATGGCAATGCCAACCGGGCCGAGGCGGTGGCCATTCTGGCACGGTCCGAATATGTGGGGGCCGATGCGGCGGTGATCGCCAATTCCATGACCGGCACCTTCGAATATGAAAAGGGCGACAAGCG encodes:
- a CDS encoding CmpA/NrtA family ABC transporter substrate-binding protein; amino-acid sequence: MPLIRQFLLTTALLALPLPALAETAGIEKDTLSLGFIKLTDMAPLAIAKEKGFFEDEGLTVTLEAQSNWKVLLDRVLSGEIDGAHMLAGQPLASTIGYGTKGELIAPIALDLNGNAITVSNAVWDLMKPGLPTGTDGKPLHPIPASALTPAIEDAADRGKPFSMGMVFPVSPHNYELRYWLAAGGIHPGLYSPDDTSGQIGADVLLSVTPPPQMPATLEAGTIDGYSVGEPWNQAAVAKGIGVPVISDAAIFQQNPEKVFGLTRAFAEENPNTVIALTKALIRAQMWLDADGNANRAEAVAILARSEYVGADAAVIANSMTGTFEYEKGDKRAEPDFNVFFRGNAAFPYYSDAVWTLTQMRRWGQIAEGKPDSWYDATAKSVYRPDIFTTAARQLIADGKAAEADFDFDPDGYRAPNGTFIDGIAFDGTRPNAYLDSFAIGLKGDQQVKAGEIVN